Proteins from a single region of Candidatus Polarisedimenticolaceae bacterium:
- a CDS encoding 5-oxoprolinase subunit PxpA — MIAIDLNGDAGENPAAIADGSEEAFVASLTSANVACGGHAGNVASMAAMVAICRSRGVALGAHPSYPDRANFGRVSMPLEPDEVEAAVFEQVHALALEAKGQGTHLVHLKPHGALYHDCARRPEIAEAVARAARRQGGDLALVAAVHSPALATWQGMGFRVLAEAFADRRYEPDGTLRSRAHDDALIVDPVEAAAQAVRIATRGEVLTLDGTTLQVRAQSICVHGDTPGAAAIAAAVRRRLVAAGVRLG; from the coding sequence ATGATCGCGATCGATCTCAACGGCGACGCGGGGGAGAACCCCGCCGCGATCGCCGACGGTAGCGAGGAGGCCTTCGTCGCGTCGCTGACGTCGGCGAACGTCGCCTGCGGCGGCCACGCCGGAAACGTCGCGTCGATGGCCGCGATGGTGGCGATCTGCAGGAGCCGCGGCGTCGCGCTCGGCGCGCACCCGTCCTACCCCGACCGCGCGAACTTCGGCCGCGTCTCGATGCCCCTGGAACCCGACGAGGTCGAAGCGGCCGTCTTCGAGCAGGTCCACGCCCTCGCCCTGGAGGCGAAGGGGCAGGGAACACACCTCGTCCACCTGAAGCCGCACGGCGCGCTCTACCACGACTGCGCGCGGCGCCCCGAGATCGCCGAGGCGGTGGCGCGCGCCGCCAGGCGCCAGGGGGGCGACCTCGCGCTCGTCGCGGCGGTGCATTCCCCCGCGCTCGCGACCTGGCAGGGGATGGGGTTCCGCGTCCTCGCCGAGGCGTTCGCCGACCGCCGCTACGAGCCCGACGGCACCTTGCGCTCCCGGGCCCACGACGACGCCTTGATCGTCGATCCGGTCGAGGCCGCCGCGCAGGCGGTCCGCATCGCCACCCGCGGCGAGGTGCTGACCCTCGACGGCACGACCCTCCAGGTGCGCGCGCAGTCGATCTGCGTGCACGGCGACACCCCCGGTGCCGCGGCCATCGCCGCCGCCGTCCGCCGAAGGCTGGTCGCTGCGGGAGTGCGACTGGGCTAG